A section of the Amblyomma americanum isolate KBUSLIRL-KWMA chromosome 2, ASM5285725v1, whole genome shotgun sequence genome encodes:
- the LOC144119595 gene encoding uncharacterized protein LOC144119595, producing the protein MAAWSREGSHTSLSELSRRWSSSRPEVQSRHTSGLLGYLMPFYLCPVLYPGTKESKCFYCVLLMMSWWMLRAMPKAVVAFLPAIVLPLLGIMGPEQVASSYLSVDVLTAALLLWLVLVGDETLTIRRLSYALVGRFGGRARPVLALLTAATFVASLVLPQSLVAVVVTCLAERVCNFVHDEGLQDPQRCLESAVANDEWAGRPSCEVDTLLLYEELAVALWKRHRAGLRDPDPEEYCGVSDKPADGPDSRLLNAAALRRKASILKHPTRIIGATSPRRISMLTSNDDSTPRTAPSVRTSGPRFAKLPAEDQRQPEAKQQSGDHKPSGKLIRAKRRRQSFADKPHVFRDSERRHVPQDQLPEENGSQSSFVSPWSQPPTRAVFAHQPRRIALAAPRASADSTVAGGAGPPHPLPRGGAKPFSPMSTLSPNSRPPLTGSRASIGSAGSSYDSMVQAAHATPRLRAQLEASLRPVAGGGRAAITGPVLPAPQPEEGGGRRPLGARQPRILIRHQNQVVLPGRESPKRAGEFQRFRGRDRSFVTAVLSSLHSKPPDNEDEDPEELRLQRHQKVLAALCMCGNMTSVAGSIASYWFMPAAEAIAAVMDSSSLSFWSWTLITLPVSLAASALSSVCVYYGSLHASDNQLNAQAERIICCYAKLRLNRLEKYKQHTDYYRRIQLKKELSDATQRSPF; encoded by the exons ATGGCCGCCTGGAGCAGGGAAGGTAGCCACACATCCCTCAGCG AGCTCAGCCGTCGTTGGAGCTCGTCGAGGCCGGAGGTGCAGAGTCGCCACACATCGGGCCTGCTCGGCTACCTGATGCCGTTCTACCTGTGCCCCGTACTCTACCCCGGCACAAAG GAGAGCAAGTGCTTCTACTGCGTCCTGCTGATGATGTCCTGGTGGATGCTGCGCGCCATGCCCAAGGCTGTCGTGGCCTTCCTGCCGGCCATCGTGCTGCCCCTGCTGGGCATCATGGGCCCTGAGCAGGTGGCCTCCAGCTACCTATCG GTGGACGTCCTGACGGCGGCGCTGCTGCTCTGGCTGGTGCTGGTGGGAGACGAGACGTTGACCATCCGGCGACTGAGCTACGCGCTAGTCGGCCGCTTCGGGGGTCGCGCCAGGCCCGTGCTGGCGCTGCTGACGGCCGCCACCTTCGTGGCGTCGCTGGTGCTCCCCCAGAGCCTGGTCGCCGTCGTGGTCACATGCCTCGCTGAGCGGGTCTGCAACTTCGTGCACGACGAGGGCCTCCAGGACCCCCAGCGCTGCCTGGAGAGCGCCGTCGCCAACGACGAATGGGCGGGCCGCCCTTCCTGTGAG GTTGACACCCTGCTGCTTTACGAGGAACTGGCAGTGGCACTGTGGAAGCGTCATCGAGCTGGCCTCCGAGATCCTGACCCAGAGGAATACTGCGGGGTTTCGGACAAGCCCGCCGACGGTCCTGATTCCAGG CTTTTGAATGCGGCGGCCCTGAGGCGCAAGGCATCCATCCTGAAACATCCCACCAGGATCATCGGCGCCACCTCGCCTCGCCGCATCTCCATGCTTACAAGCAACGATGACAGCACGCCAAG AACAGCGCCTTCTGTTCGCACCAGCGGCCCGAGGTTTGCGAAACTGCCGGCCGAAGACCAGCGACAGCCCGAGGCCAAGCAGCAGTCGGGGGACCACAAGCCGAGCGGCAAGCTGATCCGCGCTAAGCGGCGCCGCCAGTCGTTCGCCGACAAGCCGCACGTGTTTCGGGACAGCGAACGACGCCACGTGCCACAGGACCAGCTGCCAGAGGAGAACGGCAGCCAATCCTCGTTCGTCAG CCCATGGTCACAACCACCAACACGAGCCGTTTTCGCCCATCAGCCGCGGCGCATAGCGCTCGCCGCGCCCCGTGCGTCGGCAGATTCAACTGTCGCTGGCGGTGCGGGGCCTCCTCATCCGCTACCGAGAGGTGGGGCCAAACCGTTCAGTCCGATGAGCACGCTGTCGCCGAACTCAAGACCACCGCTGACCGGAAGCAGAGCTAGCATCGGCTCAGCAGGCTCATCGTACGACTCGATGGTCCAG GCGGCTCACGCAACCCCGAGGCTGCGGGCACAGCTGGAGGCCTCGCTTCGCCCCGTGGCTGGTGGGGGCCGCGCTGCCATCACAGGCCCTGTGCTGCCGGCTCCGCAACCCGAGGAGGGAGGTGGTCGTCGCCCGCTAGGGGCACGACAGCCTCGCATCCTGATCCGCCACCAGAACCAGGTGGTGCTGCCCGGCCGCGAGTCTCCCAAGCGCGCTGGCGAGTTCCAGCGCTTCCGCGGTCGGGACCGCTCCTTCGTGACCGCCGTGC TGTCGTCGTTACATTCCAAGCCTCCAGACAACGAAGACGAGGACCCCGAAGAACTGCG GCTGCAGCGCCACCAGAAAGTGCTGGCAGCGCTCTGCATGTGTGGCAACATGACCAGCGTGGCGGGCAGCATCGCCAGCTACTGGTTCATGCCGGCTGCCGAAGCCATCGCCGCCGTCATGGACAG CTCGTCTCTCTCGTTCTGGAGCTGGACGCTGATCACGCTCCCGGTGTCACTGGCTGCGTCGGCGCTCTCCTCCGTCTGCGTCTACTACGGAAGCCTGCACGCCAG